The Dehalococcoidia bacterium genome has a window encoding:
- a CDS encoding LLM class flavin-dependent oxidoreductase, with product MKFSIFSVCDHHLDVPRSITQLYEQILSEMELAEELGYWAYYIAEHHFHEYGVVPSPPAFLGAASQRTSRLGLGVAVSVLTFHNPLLVAEEYAVVDHLSKGRLRLGVGSGYLQHEFQGFGIPAEERRERAQEALEIVVRAWQGEPFSYNGTYHKVENVRIAVTPLQKPHPPLWIAILNADRAYHVGKTGWNIMMMPYATCDTIDDLGEIIAAYRRGYAEAGGQGEPDVAVGLHTYVSSSKEAARQEADAALWRYVVTRLYARRRNFDELDRGELILFGDPDLVAARLRKLAAMGITHVMALMNFGALEAERVRQSMTLFAKEVIPRLTATASRP from the coding sequence ATGAAATTTAGCATCTTTTCGGTGTGTGATCATCATCTAGATGTCCCCCGCTCCATCACCCAGCTATACGAGCAAATCCTCTCGGAGATGGAGCTGGCGGAGGAGCTGGGCTACTGGGCGTACTACATCGCCGAGCACCACTTCCATGAATACGGCGTGGTGCCTTCCCCTCCTGCCTTCCTGGGGGCGGCCTCTCAACGAACGTCCCGCCTGGGGCTGGGAGTGGCCGTATCCGTCCTCACCTTCCACAACCCCCTGCTGGTGGCCGAGGAGTACGCCGTGGTGGACCACCTCTCTAAGGGTCGCCTCCGCCTGGGGGTGGGGTCAGGCTATCTTCAGCACGAGTTCCAAGGCTTCGGCATCCCGGCCGAGGAGCGACGTGAGCGGGCGCAAGAGGCGCTGGAGATAGTGGTGCGCGCTTGGCAAGGGGAGCCCTTCAGCTACAACGGCACCTACCACAAGGTCGAGAACGTGCGTATCGCGGTAACGCCCTTGCAAAAGCCTCACCCGCCCCTGTGGATCGCCATATTAAATGCCGACCGTGCCTATCACGTGGGCAAGACTGGGTGGAACATCATGATGATGCCATACGCCACCTGCGACACCATCGACGACCTGGGCGAGATCATCGCTGCCTACCGGAGGGGTTACGCCGAGGCTGGCGGCCAGGGGGAGCCCGATGTGGCCGTGGGCCTTCACACTTACGTCTCCTCCAGCAAGGAGGCCGCCCGCCAAGAGGCCGATGCCGCTTTATGGCGATACGTGGTCACCCGGCTGTACGCCCGCCGCCGCAACTTCGATGAGCTGGACAGGGGTGAGCTCATCCTCTTCGGCGACCCCGACCTGGTGGCGGCCCGACTGCGCAAACTGGCCGCCATGGGCATCACCCACGTCATGGCCCTTATGAACTTCGGCGCCCTGGA